AGAGGAACTGAAGAATGCTATTAGCATCCACCATTCGCTTGCCACACGGGCATCTGACTACAGCAAGCGACCCAACGTCTTCTACCTCAGGACAGCTGACTGGAGGGTCTTCCTTTTCCAAGCACAGTGAGTCCTTCAGgatccctggctgtgccccacGCTGGGGCACAGGAGCTCCCCTGACTTGAGTCTAGGGTGGGATGGGACTTAGGGCCACCTTGTGGCCCTGTCCTGGCCCTTTCTGGAAGGAGAGGGACCTGGTGTCAATGCTGAGCTTTGCCCAGCTCCTCTTTTTCCTACCCTGCTGGGCTCAGGTTGGCTGTGGGTAGAGTCCAGGTGCCATGGCTGGCCAGGGCCAGGCCTGGGGCACTCAGACCTTGTCTGCGGAGCAGAACCCTTTGTCTTTGACAAAGATAGCCCATCTGTATTTTGGCCTTTTTTCTCAGGAACCCCGAACAGATGCACTCGTGGATCACGCGCATCAATGTGGTGGCAGCCATGTTCTCTGCGCCCCCCTTCCCCGCAGCCATCGGCTCCCAGAAGAAGTTCAGCCGCCcgctgctgcccagctcctgcaccagGCTGTCTCAGGTGGGCCACAGTGGGGGGGCAATGGTGAGCCTGGGACAAACGCCCGGTTCTGCCAGTGGCACATTCCCCTGTGGGGGGATCTGTGTGGTGCCATGCGCCCAGCTGCCTTCCCAGTGAGGTGAAGGGCCAaggggaaaacagagaaaaggggTACTGAGACTGGGGGCAGACAGTGAAGTCTTGTtcctggcagtggggctggagtcAGGTGATGGTCAGACCATGGAGGAGAAAGTGGTCCCACATGATGGCCTGGAAGGTCCTGCCAGGGACCTTGAAAGGCAACTGACTGGGGGGATTAGCTGGCACTCATGCATACCAGGGCAGTTATTCATAGAGcagaaaggattaaaaaaaaacaccagccTAGTTTTAGAGGGATTAAATTCTGCTTTAAGACTGCAGTCAGCCCCCCCTATGAGGTGAGAGCAGATTGCCTCCAAGAGTCTGTGATTTTGcctcctattaaaaaaaaaaaaaaaatcaaacccagcagcagaggctgaggtCATGGCTGCTCCtagaaaggggaaaaacctGTTCTGTCCCTGGCCATCTCACACTACCAgggggacagagcagagcactgaCATGGTGCCACCCTttcccaggaggagcaggtgaAGAACCATGAGACCAAGTTCAAGACAATGTCAgcggagctgctggagcatcGTTCCTCACTGCCTGAGAAGAAGGTGAAAGGCAAGGAGTACGAGGAGctaaagcagaaggaagagtACCTGGAATTTGAGGTGAGCTGCCCTCAGGCCCTCTGCCCCTACCTGTTTGGCCATCCTCAGTGATGAGACCAACCCATCCCATCAGCTGAATTGCACTGCCACTGCCGTGGTCTAGGACCACGTGGTCTAGGGCAGCATTCCTCTGCCCCGGGATGCTGGCTGGGTTGGAGGGACCATGAGCATCCCCCCCCCTGCGGGGATGCTGGTCATAGGACAGTACCCAGCTTGCCAacctttctctctgctgcacTGTGCTCCTCAGAAATCCCGCTATGGCACCTATGCCATGCTGCTGCGGGCCAAGCTGAAGGCTGGCTCCGAGGACCTGGCAGCATTTGAGTCCACCCTCTTTGACACAGCGGGTGGGGAGGACGATGGCCTGAAAAAAtcccgctccagcccctcacTCAACGCAGAGCCCTCCAGCACAAGCACCAAGGTGAAGCGCAACGTCTCAGAGCGCACCGGCCGCCAGCCCCCTGGCCACCCCCAGAAGTCGTAAGTGCAGGGTCTCAGCTGCCTGCACCGCAGCTCTGTTCCCGTTCCCCTGGCACGGGGGTGGAGGCCGTGTGCCTGCCGAGACCCTGCATGTGTCCGTCTGTCTGCGGCACGAGCTGGAGGGGGTGACAGCCCTTCTGCAGCCGCCAGCACCAGCCATGCAGGGCCGTGGCCCCTCCACCGGAGACCgtggcagagcaggacagtcCCCAGTCCttgcctgcaggagctgcctggcccCATCAGACTTGTTCCTGCCCCTCCTTGTTCTGCACTTGGCTGCAGGACCtactcctgctgccctggggagagggAGCAACTGAAACCTACCCGCTGGGCTCAATTCTTCaatggcttaaaaaaaaaaaaaaaaaaaaaaagacaaatgcagcaaaacaaagccagcagctgcttctccagctccatCGTGCCATGGGGGTAGATGGGAGGGGTCCAGCCCTAGACTGTCCCCTCTCCTAGGGCTGGTGGCCAGGGAAGGCAGGGCAACAGCACCTGGTCCTTCCCTGCCACCTCAGTCACCTCTGCACCCTCCCTGCTTTCTTACAACTTTTGAACAGTTTTTGTGATACAGTTTTGCACTTTTTAGTACCAGATCAAGCTGACTACCAggaaggtttttttggggggggttacttttgatgctttttgggaactgtttaaaaaaaacaaaaccacaaacccagCCATATCTTGTAGGCACTCTGGGGGAAAGAGGTTTTTAAAAGGACTCAGGGGGTGATCCAGCTCCCCACACCCCCACCCTACAGCAAGCTGAGCGTGGGCtactgtgtgtgctgctgcctgctccccagctccactTCAGCACCAGCAACCCTTTGGGGAGATAGCCCTGTGGCTGCCAGTACCAAGGAGGCAGCCTTTAGATGGCAGCACCCATTGCTGCATGTGTGGCTGCATGGGAGGCTGATGCACTGGTGCTTCATCACCCTTATTTTCCACCCCCCACTGCTGGCAGCTTGGACTGGCCCTGTTTGCAGCAACCTGGGTGTGAGCATCGTACCCAGGGCATGGTGGGCAGCAGTGTGGAGTGGTGACCCCTGGAGCCAGGGTTGATATGGGGGTCCTCCTGCCCTATGGGTCCAGTAAAAGCTGGCGCCAGCTTTTCTTCCCATCTCTTTTCCAATGCATGTCTGGGGCCTCAGAGGCTGCCAGCAAAGCCTGGTCTGTAGTGCTGCAGTCctcatgctgcagcagcactggtgcAGCCCCTTCCTCAGCAACAGGCTCCCTCCTTGCCAAGGTGAggggcaggctggggcagccctCACTACTCCAGAGTGGGCTAAAGGATGCTTGTCTAGAGCAAGGTGCAAGTGACGGAGCACGGTTGCAGGACTGTCCAAAAAGGGGTCCAGGCACAGTGAAGGGCTGTGACCAGGGGCTGGCTGGTTTCAGCACTGACTTTGCGAATGTGTCAAAACTTTTTATTCTGCTCTTTTAAGtctattgcaaaaaaaaaaaaaaaaatccacccttGCCCCAGGTGGCTTGGGGggtggtggggaaaaaaaaaaaacctttgtaCAGCTTCTTCTCTCAGTTACTGAAGTAAAACTCGCTCTTCATTTCTTGGGTGCGCTGTGGTTTCTTCCccatggctggggacagccccagcaccGAGGGACGCTGAGGAGGGGTTGGCAGCTGTCTCCTTGCTGCCAGACTTCCAGACCCAGGCAGGGTTCAGGTGGATTAGTGCCCAGCtgactgctggggctggagagaGGGAGGGCAAAGACTAATAGAACCCGTGTCCTTTTATTCAGAAGAGGAACCATTAAATAAGAGCAGAGACGGGCAGGAGCCAGCTGCATCCCATCCCCCTGAGTCCAGGCAGCCGGACCCCAAGTCCAGAAGGCACTTGTGTGGGTAAGGCAGAGGGCAGTGCAGCTCCCTGTGCGGTCACAAGGGCTGCTGGCTGGCTCCTCAGTGCAcctgtggctgctggctgggcgGCAGCTCACCCTGCGGCTTCAGGGCTAGTGTGGACgcctgctcctcctccaccGACTCACTGCCGTAGGCACTGTCTTCCTTCAGCTCTGCAAAGCAATCCCCGGATGCTCTTAGTGACGGGGCAATGGGAGGGACAGCAGAGACAgcccaccagccccagccctcacTCTGTACCTGTGCTTTGCAGCTTCTCCAGTGCCTCGGTTTTGTGGAGCATCCTCACGGCATTGTGGAGCCCCATGGAGTCAAGTGCCTCCAGCAGTCCCCCCAGGCTGCCAcctgccagctgcagagaaaggaCACTGAGTAGGGCTGATGGCCAGAcaggcagaggggacagaggcacCCCAACCACGCACTGACCTCATAACTGCGCAGGAGGCTGACACTGGGCGAGGGTGTGTCCTTGTAGGTCTCCACgaggctgcacagccccaggcgCTTGGCCAGCTCGATCCAGTCTGACCCACTGCAGTCCTgattcagcagctgctccagcccctgcagtgcctcattgtccagtgacaggacctTCCCTGTGTGAAAGAGATGCCCCCATCACAGGCTGCCCATCCTTGCTGCTGGGAGGGTGTTACCCTGCCTAGGTGTGGTGCTTCTGAGTtgagggggtgggggagggaggggctgctcacctggctggggggcagtgggcagtTCTGCCTCGGGCCCCTGCTGGGAGGCCTGCAGCAGGATCTCCCGCACCTGCAGACAGACATGAATGTCAATTTTCCAAAGCACTGCCTAGATCCCCCACTGCCTCCTCACACTTTGGATctctgcaggacacagaggAGCACAGGCATCCTCACAGGAGCATCTCCTGGAACTCTACCCCATCCATGCCATGGCCTGCACAGAAACTTTCCCAGTGAGTTTGTCCCGCTGCGCCACGCACCTTCTGGCTCCGAGTCAGGTCCAGGGACGTGTGGCAGCGGCgctgcctgtgccctgcctgccagtgcccctgTGTAGAGAGCTTGGAGctggtgctgtgctctgcagccagggctggctcccCCAAATCCATGGCCAGCTCTTGCTCCTCAGGGTCAGTATCTGTGTCGCTACTGGCCTCTGATGAGGACAGGCTCATGGGCTCGTCATTCTCACACAAAACATCTGCCCCTGTAGGGAAAGGGTGGCATGAGCCAGGCCCGTGGGTCTGACCTTGTGCCTGGCACCaaccagcacaggcagccagagctatggggagggaaggaggaagagcagtGCCTTACCAGCTTTAAGGAGCAGTTTGGTGAGGGTGGGGGAGCCCAGGCCAGCAGCCAAGTGCAGGGGGGTGTTCCCATCGAAAGTCCGGCTGTTGATGTCTGCTCCCAGCTAAGAAAGGTGTGAGACCATGAGGATGGGCTACCTGAGCACTGCTCCTCCTACACCCCAAGGCCTCAGCAGAGCCCCCACTTCTGCCAGGAGCCTgcaccccatccctgtcccacagccacCACTACACCAGCCGCTCCATACCTTCTTCACCAGGTGGGTGGCCATGTTCAGGTTCTCCATCTCCACAGCCAGGTGCAGTGGGGTCCTCCCACTTTGCCTCTCCACTGCATTCACATCTGCTCCCGTCCTGACCAGCAGGTCCAGGCAAGCCAAACTCTTTGCCTTCACAGCCAAATGCACAGGCAGGAGGCCTGCAAGATGGGGACAGGCTCAGCAGCCTTCTGGCCAAGCCCATGATGGCACCACTGAGGTCCTGCCCATTGCCCCTGAACCACACTCACCATGGAAATTGGGCAGGTGGAGCAGATAAGGGGCATCTGAGCCCAGGTGAGCCAGCAGCGTCCTCAGCATCTCATCGCCAGCCTGGAGTGCCAGGTGCAGCAGGGAATTGCCATAGCGATCCAGCAAGGTTGGGTCGGCGCAGgcttgcagcaggagctggactaCTTGGGGCTGCTTGGTGATGACTGCCAGATGCAGTGGCGTCTGCACAACAGCAGCACATCCTCAGCAGCGCTCACAAGAGGAGCAAAGTTCTGTACCACCATTCTCTCCAGTAGCTGCAACTTGTTCAGATCTGCAGCCTcccctcagcaggagcagctacAGGAGCCCCCAGGGTTGGAAAATAGGAGTGAGGAACTACTCCCAGGTAGAGGAGAACTGGCTGCTCTGAAAAACATGTACCTGTTGCAGGTTATTGGAGATGTTGATGATCTGCTGGCTGGGGATGCTAACAATGATGTCGATCAGCTGCTTGATCACAGCTGTCTGTTCATGGATAATAGCGAGGTGCAAAGGCCTGTAGAGAGAGTGGGATGGCCCCTAGCTCAGCTTCTCCAGGTACTCCCTGCTGCCCTCAAGAGCCCCCATAATGGCTCTGACAGACAAGAAGACCACCATGCTCTCCCTTCAAACCCCTCATGTGCTCACGTGTCTCCGTTCTCATCCTGTGACGCGGCCAGGTGCCTCTGGACTGCCAGCAGCATGCGGGGGTCGGCGGTGACCGAGTAGTCGAGCAGGGCGTGGGCATTGCGACGGGCTAACGCCAGCAtccacagctggcacagctgggctggggggcaAAGCAGGATGTCACCTCCAGGAGCAGCATCCACCCTTCTGCATCCACCAGGTGTGGAGAGCAGCACACAACTCCAAAAGGTCCCCAGTCCATGCCTCCTCTCCTGCGCAATGTGCCCCAGCCCTCCCTCAAGCTCAGCTCCTCCTACCGTGCTTCTGCAGCTCCTTGCAGTACGTGCGCTCTTCTGCAGGTGCCTGCCTGTCGCTCCCAGGCCCCTCTGCCTCGGGGCCCTTCATCTGCACACCCCCCTGGTAGCTCCCCACTGGGTGGGGGCCAGGCGAGTAGATGCTGTTGTAGGTCAGCCCAGAGGAGTATGGGAAGCTGAGGTTCCCACCTGTGGGGCAGGGCGGAGGATGGGTGAGCAGaagggagcccccagggccagaCCTCAGCCATctgagagaggaggaggaagaggcatCACCACTCACCTCCTCCAGAGCCAAAGCCCCCGGCCCCACCACCGGCCCCCCCCATGTGCGAGCCACCGCCAAAGTgctgaggaaactgaggcaggactTTCTTGCGCTTCCTCTCCACTTCTTCTTTATCTGTGGGGAGAGAGGGGCAGCAGGGTGAGAGGCAGCCCCAACAGCAGGGAACATGCCAGCCTGCCTGGGTGGTGCTCACCTTCCACCACGGGGTAGTAGGTGAACTGCTTGGAGTCACTCACGTCCCCTCCTCGCTTCCGCTTCAGCTGCAGGAACACGGTGACTGGACGGTCGATCTTGGGCTTGTGGTAGGGCGGTGTGCGGAAGACAATGGCATACTGTGGGCAGGATGTGATGGACATGAGGTTCTGCTCATCCCTgaagctggggacagggctgcctCACCCCACAAGGGATTCATCTGCCTtgaagcagagcaggacacTCCCCACCTCCCCTGTACCTGCTTGTGCACATCTGTAGGAGAAAAGTCCCCAAAGGCCTGCCAGCCGTTCTCATCATCCTCGTAGAAACGGACCTCAATGTCATCTGGGGAGAGAAgtggcactggcactgcctgTCCTCTTGCCCCAAACAGGCTCCAAGGACAAAGATCCCTGACCACCCAAGGGCCCTGGGTCTCTCCTGCTACAGCCCCTCCAGAAGGTTTCATCTGGAGAGAATGGCTTTACCTTTCTGAACTTTATCACACAGCAAGTAAACTTCATCTCCTCCCCGTACGGAGCCTGCTGTCTTATCCATCCGTGAGATCTTCAGGTTGGAAGCTCCAGGGGACTCTGCAGATCAAGAGGTGTTGGGAGTCACTGTGCAGAAGTCTTTACCgcctcctgccccatccctttCCTGGACTGGCCCTACACTCACTGCTGTCATGGATGGGATCTGAGatgacaggctggagagccaGTGTGAAGTTCCCACTGCTGTCACGGAGGTAGGCGGTGAAGCGCAACCGCACAATGCTCAGGTCCATCACCTTCTTCAGCTCCTTTGCCTCCAGCTCGATCTCACGCAGCTCCAgttctgccagggcaggggaacAAACTGTCAGGCTGTACGGGGGGACAGTGCTCCAGGCCCCCTTCCTACCCAGCCCAGCCACACGCTAAGCCCAGCCCCCAGCTGTCAGCCCACAGTGCCAAGGCCCACTGAGTCCCCAGGCTGCCCTCACCCGTCAGCAGCCGGCTCCTGTTGCGCAtcttctgctgcttcagcttttccttcatGATCTCCATCATATTCTTCTTGGTGACATGGAGCACACCCAGGTTGCtgaacctggagaaaagggaacCTGCTGGGATCTGGGAGCATCAAGGCCAGGAGCCGAAAGGGGCACATactcctgcagctgggaaggtCCTGAGCACGGAGCGGTGCCACTCAGGCAGCAGGGAATCAGTGTGTGTGCGGCAGAAGAGGAGCAaccacagaggagagaaaaggagccCGAGAAATTCTGGGCTCCCACAGGTGACAAGTCCAGAGGGCTGTCAAAGGCAAGACCAGGAGGACTGAAGGTCAGAGTGATGCAAATGGTACCAAGTTGAACCAGGGATGGATATGTAAGAGCAactgcagcagtggcagaatAACTGTGACTCAGGCTGACTTCAAAAGTCATCCGCAAAGCTGGGGAGCTGCAACCTCAAGGACAGAAGCTCAAAATAAGCTGCATATGTCAAAACCCAGAGACAGGCGAAATGCTATGGGGACAGAGTTGTAACAATGAACTACACACACCTGACCTCATCCAGCAAACCCAGCTCCAGAGTGCACTAACCCCTATCTTCTCCCCATCTCAaaagctgcaggcagcacacacagccacCTCACATAGGACCACCCTGGGTCCTCCTTGCACATACTGAGCAGTCATGTCCTTGGGTCCCACGATCGTGACACAGTTGCCAGCCTCGTTGCACTGCTTGCCCACCAGGCTGTGGGCATGTACACGGGGAGGGTCACTGTGCGTCACCAGGTCTACCTCAATCCGGGCCATCCCTGTGTAGTTACAGATCTGCAGGGAAGAAGGAGATGGGGGTCAGGAACAACAAGCCAGGAACCTGAAGGATTCTCTACAAATCCCTGTTATCCCTCCCCATGGCCATCAcccctcctgccacagctctCCCATCCCTCCAGCACCAGGAGATACACAAGAGCTTATTATAAATTTCCTGTCCTTCCTTCAAGGCTCCCTCCTAATGCTCATGCACTAGCGGCTGAGGACACTGCTCCATCCCCTTCCCATGGCACTGCTCACCTTGACAGTGGGATAGGTCTTGCGCCCCTTCTCACTGGATGCTCCTGGCAGCCCCCCATGGGAAGGGCCCTCGCAGCCGTACCGAAATCGGAAACCCCGCTGTGGAGGCAAAGAGCGCGTCAGCCAAGGGTGGCCGAAGCCTGATGCCATGAGAGCAAAGGTGACAGTTACACCTGTCGTTACCTGGGTGACATCCTTACCTGCTTTGGCTGCTCAATAATGACAAGGTAGGGACCTTCCACTGGAGGACAGAAAGGAGAGGTACCAATGAGAAACATGGGATAACCAAAGTGCATGTTCTCACTAAGGATGCTGGAGATAGAGGGACAGCACTGAAGGTGTTGTGACCCCTGTCTGTCCCACGGGGGTCCTCAGAGCCCCCAAACCCTGTGCTGTCACAGCCCAGCTGAGAACAGCAGTCAGAGAGGCaagaagaggagaggagggcCAGAGGATGCTCTGCCACTTGGGAAACAGGGACTCCCGGGAGGTCACAGCCCAACTTGGCAGTCCCTGGCAGACTGAGTAGTAGGAACAGATGGAACAAGCCCCATCCTGGTGGCATGGGGCAGGGATTTCCAGTTAGCCCACAGTGGGACCAGTAAGGACAAAGCCTGTGGTGCTTCTGGCAACTAAAAGACATGAGTCAACCTGCTGGGAAACTCCACCGCAGCTGGGGACCCCTGGAAGGGTACAGCCAGAGGGGCCCTTACCTGTCTCCATCAGAGGCTCCTTCTGCTCCATCATGTGGGAGCCAAAACTGAAGTCGTCATAGTCAATCCCATCCAGGCACTAGGTGATGGGAGGGAAGGTGAGTGTGATGAGTGTGTTGGGGCTGGAATCCCCCAACTACCCTGGGCGAGTGATGGCAGTCTGGCACAGAATCCCATCGGGGCAGGCACAGATCCCTATCCCTCCCCGGGAAGAGAGGTGGGCAGGTGCAGACCCCTGAGTGCCCACCCTGGCGGCTGACACAGACCCTCCCACCTCCCATCCCGGAAGCAGGCACGGACCCCCACCTCCCACCCCACCCGTGGGGTCGGGCactgccccctgcccagctccggGGCCGGGACCAGGCAGCGACAGCCCCCCGGGCCGATCCGATCCGATCCGTGCCGCACTCACGGGCTGGAACTGCTCGTCCATGTCGGCGCGGGGCCGGCCGCCGGCCTgtggggagagggggggggttgagcggggagcggggctgcaGGAAAGGCACCGCCGCTCCGGAAAGTCCCTAGAAACCCCGCCGAGCCGGGAAATGACGGGACCGCGCGTcaccgccccgccccgccccgccgcggccgggggcacggcccggcccggctcggggcacgggacaggggacacggaaCGCGAAGGGCGGCCCGGCACGGCTCGGAGCGGGGCTCTGCTCGGCCCGGGGCTCTGCTCGGAGCGGGGCTCTGCTCGGCCCGGCTGCTCCTGCGCCCGCCGGCGGCCGCTCGGGGCAATAGGACGGGCTGTCCCCTCCTCGCCTGGGAATTTTGGACTTGGAGCCCCGGGCGGGCTGGAAATCCCGGAGCTCTCCCGCCCGCCTCCCCCGGCCGTTCTCGCCCGGGCGCTGCCTGGCAGCTCCGGGGCGCCAGATGTGCCGTATTTTCCCCTCGAGAGTACGGAGGGATTTGCCCCACACCGTCCCCGGCCCCCTGTCCCGCTACGGGTGCCAGTCCCCGCTGCGCTGCCATGAGCCCTTCCCCAGCAAGACCTGCAGTGCAGCACGGCTGAAACCACCCGCCCGAGCCGTAAAACCCCGCAGAAACCCCTGGGTCCCCCAAGATCCCTACCCACATCATCCCATCCTGCACAGGGATGTGTCTCCCGCACCAGGATGTCGTCTTTAAGCCCCTATGAACTCAAAACAGGAGTCGCCCCAAAGTGCTGTCCCCAAGTCCATTGGCTCCCCTCTGGACAAGGGGATCTCTCCAGGACCTTGCAGAGTCAGCAGCCCCTTGCCAGGCACCCAAAAGGGTGCTTTCCCTCTCCCCAGTTTCAACTTacacagcagcccctgcatCCTACCCGCGGAGGTGGCCAGAGAGAGGCATTCGCTATCCGCGCTCCCATTGCCTCCTTTCCACTGGCTTCAAAGTGGAAGtggcagctccagagctccCTGTGGAAGCATCTCCCACCGCcccagcactcagcactggATAATTCCCGCCGACCGCAGcaaggcactgccagcagcaggggcccACAACGCTCACACCCTCCTACTCACCGGGGAGGAAGAGGTTGGTCTCAGCAACCCGTTCAGCCCCAGCATCGCCATAGGGACTGCCAGTACCACAGACGGGAGTTCTGCTGGGGTCAGGTCTGCCTGACCACAGAAAACCACCGGCGACTTCTAGCAAAGGGGCAGGATCAGGGGAGAGCCTACGGGCACGCTCCGCATTTCTTCTCACTAaccaatgaaaagaaaaagaaatcccgCATCTTACTCCACAATGCCCTCATACCATGAATTTCTGAATCAGTGGTTGCTGCAGGTCCCACTCAGGGGATTTCGAGTGTGTGGGAgaagaggggaaggaaggggattGTTCAATCCGTGTGTGACTCATATTCTTCAGAAGCTGAACAGAGCTATATCAAAGAGATTTTTCAGCCACTCAAGTCTTCCAAAGGGACTGTCCTGTGACCTCAAGCCTGAGGTTCTTTCCGGTTGGTCTGCCACCTACGCAAGGAGATGCATCTCAGGCAACTGTGCAGCCTGGGATGTGGGGTCTGTGGGACTTGCAAGTGCAGGGGAAGGTGCAAGGAAGGTGAAAGGAGCGATCCAGCACT
This region of Vidua macroura isolate BioBank_ID:100142 chromosome 8, ASM2450914v1, whole genome shotgun sequence genomic DNA includes:
- the NFKB2 gene encoding nuclear factor NF-kappa-B p100 subunit isoform X3 codes for the protein MDEQFQPCLDGIDYDDFSFGSHMMEQKEPLMETVEGPYLVIIEQPKQRGFRFRYGCEGPSHGGLPGASSEKGRKTYPTVKICNYTGMARIEVDLVTHSDPPRVHAHSLVGKQCNEAGNCVTIVGPKDMTAQFSNLGVLHVTKKNMMEIMKEKLKQQKMRNRSRLLTELELREIELEAKELKKVMDLSIVRLRFTAYLRDSSGNFTLALQPVISDPIHDSKSPGASNLKISRMDKTAGSVRGGDEVYLLCDKVQKDDIEVRFYEDDENGWQAFGDFSPTDVHKQYAIVFRTPPYHKPKIDRPVTVFLQLKRKRGGDVSDSKQFTYYPVVEDKEEVERKRKKVLPQFPQHFGGGSHMGGAGGGAGGFGSGGGGNLSFPYSSGLTYNSIYSPGPHPVGSYQGGVQMKGPEAEGPGSDRQAPAEERTYCKELQKHAQLCQLWMLALARRNAHALLDYSVTADPRMLLAVQRHLAASQDENGDTPLHLAIIHEQTAVIKQLIDIIVSIPSQQIINISNNLQQTPLHLAVITKQPQVVQLLLQACADPTLLDRYGNSLLHLALQAGDEMLRTLLAHLGSDAPYLLHLPNFHGLLPVHLAVKAKSLACLDLLVRTGADVNAVERQSGRTPLHLAVEMENLNMATHLVKKLGADINSRTFDGNTPLHLAAGLGSPTLTKLLLKAGADVLCENDEPMSLSSSEASSDTDTDPEEQELAMDLGEPALAAEHSTSSKLSTQGHWQAGHRQRRCHTSLDLTRSQKVREILLQASQQGPEAELPTAPQPGKVLSLDNEALQGLEQLLNQDCSGSDWIELAKRLGLCSLVETYKDTPSPSVSLLRSYELAGGSLGGLLEALDSMGLHNAVRMLHKTEALEKLQSTELKEDSAYGSESVEEEQASTLALKPQGELPPSQQPQVH
- the NFKB2 gene encoding nuclear factor NF-kappa-B p100 subunit isoform X1, with the translated sequence MPGPRMPAWGILPVTLPAFTITGMWIVYAMALSNNHICPVHNWSYNQSCDMDGPSSCCTLDHIPLVSKCGTLPPESCFFSLICSLGSFMVILVGLLRYAHLLERLGPSLLNTLGLATGWVCAAGLTMVGNFQAGGRPRADMDEQFQPCLDGIDYDDFSFGSHMMEQKEPLMETVEGPYLVIIEQPKQRGFRFRYGCEGPSHGGLPGASSEKGRKTYPTVKICNYTGMARIEVDLVTHSDPPRVHAHSLVGKQCNEAGNCVTIVGPKDMTAQFSNLGVLHVTKKNMMEIMKEKLKQQKMRNRSRLLTELELREIELEAKELKKVMDLSIVRLRFTAYLRDSSGNFTLALQPVISDPIHDSKSPGASNLKISRMDKTAGSVRGGDEVYLLCDKVQKDDIEVRFYEDDENGWQAFGDFSPTDVHKQYAIVFRTPPYHKPKIDRPVTVFLQLKRKRGGDVSDSKQFTYYPVVEDKEEVERKRKKVLPQFPQHFGGGSHMGGAGGGAGGFGSGGGGNLSFPYSSGLTYNSIYSPGPHPVGSYQGGVQMKGPEAEGPGSDRQAPAEERTYCKELQKHAQLCQLWMLALARRNAHALLDYSVTADPRMLLAVQRHLAASQDENGDTPLHLAIIHEQTAVIKQLIDIIVSIPSQQIINISNNLQQTPLHLAVITKQPQVVQLLLQACADPTLLDRYGNSLLHLALQAGDEMLRTLLAHLGSDAPYLLHLPNFHGLLPVHLAVKAKSLACLDLLVRTGADVNAVERQSGRTPLHLAVEMENLNMATHLVKKLGADINSRTFDGNTPLHLAAGLGSPTLTKLLLKAGADVLCENDEPMSLSSSEASSDTDTDPEEQELAMDLGEPALAAEHSTSSKLSTQGHWQAGHRQRRCHTSLDLTRSQKVREILLQASQQGPEAELPTAPQPGKVLSLDNEALQGLEQLLNQDCSGSDWIELAKRLGLCSLVETYKDTPSPSVSLLRSYELAGGSLGGLLEALDSMGLHNAVRMLHKTEALEKLQSTELKEDSAYGSESVEEEQASTLALKPQGELPPSQQPQVH
- the NFKB2 gene encoding nuclear factor NF-kappa-B p100 subunit isoform X2, encoding MAMLGLNGLLRPTSSSPAGGRPRADMDEQFQPCLDGIDYDDFSFGSHMMEQKEPLMETVEGPYLVIIEQPKQRGFRFRYGCEGPSHGGLPGASSEKGRKTYPTVKICNYTGMARIEVDLVTHSDPPRVHAHSLVGKQCNEAGNCVTIVGPKDMTAQFSNLGVLHVTKKNMMEIMKEKLKQQKMRNRSRLLTELELREIELEAKELKKVMDLSIVRLRFTAYLRDSSGNFTLALQPVISDPIHDSKSPGASNLKISRMDKTAGSVRGGDEVYLLCDKVQKDDIEVRFYEDDENGWQAFGDFSPTDVHKQYAIVFRTPPYHKPKIDRPVTVFLQLKRKRGGDVSDSKQFTYYPVVEDKEEVERKRKKVLPQFPQHFGGGSHMGGAGGGAGGFGSGGGGNLSFPYSSGLTYNSIYSPGPHPVGSYQGGVQMKGPEAEGPGSDRQAPAEERTYCKELQKHAQLCQLWMLALARRNAHALLDYSVTADPRMLLAVQRHLAASQDENGDTPLHLAIIHEQTAVIKQLIDIIVSIPSQQIINISNNLQQTPLHLAVITKQPQVVQLLLQACADPTLLDRYGNSLLHLALQAGDEMLRTLLAHLGSDAPYLLHLPNFHGLLPVHLAVKAKSLACLDLLVRTGADVNAVERQSGRTPLHLAVEMENLNMATHLVKKLGADINSRTFDGNTPLHLAAGLGSPTLTKLLLKAGADVLCENDEPMSLSSSEASSDTDTDPEEQELAMDLGEPALAAEHSTSSKLSTQGHWQAGHRQRRCHTSLDLTRSQKVREILLQASQQGPEAELPTAPQPGKVLSLDNEALQGLEQLLNQDCSGSDWIELAKRLGLCSLVETYKDTPSPSVSLLRSYELAGGSLGGLLEALDSMGLHNAVRMLHKTEALEKLQSTELKEDSAYGSESVEEEQASTLALKPQGELPPSQQPQVH